Proteins encoded together in one Halomarina salina window:
- a CDS encoding DUF7289 family protein gives MREDRGVSEVVGFILVFSLIMMTVSTVYVVGFDGLENARDVERVNNMDRAFDVLADNVEDIDQDGAPSRATELKLADGQIGFSDSTNITVDVGGVEKLNESTRPLVYTYGGQQVIYENGAVLRSQSDSAWMTRSPTMTFGSPTGDRSVVFSVLDLNAEGATSIGGSSNVLVRTTRFEGSAGRLATVGSDAGGNMVKIKIVTSDARAEVWRRYFESVIPDDTAWNRNIATPDADTSDGRTTVEVSFSATQWVLRVVNIGGDFE, from the coding sequence ATGCGTGAGGACCGTGGAGTGAGCGAGGTCGTTGGATTCATCCTCGTCTTTTCGCTCATCATGATGACCGTCAGCACCGTCTACGTCGTTGGCTTCGACGGTCTGGAAAACGCACGTGATGTCGAACGAGTCAACAACATGGATCGAGCGTTTGACGTGCTCGCGGACAATGTTGAGGACATCGATCAGGACGGTGCGCCAAGCAGAGCGACGGAATTGAAACTTGCAGACGGTCAGATTGGATTCTCTGACTCGACCAATATCACCGTCGATGTAGGAGGGGTTGAAAAGCTCAATGAGTCAACACGGCCATTGGTGTACACGTACGGAGGACAGCAAGTCATCTATGAGAACGGTGCAGTGCTCCGTTCCCAGTCGGATTCTGCATGGATGACTCGAAGCCCGACGATGACTTTCGGCAGTCCGACTGGCGACCGGTCGGTTGTATTCTCGGTGCTTGACCTCAACGCAGAAGGCGCGACGAGTATCGGAGGTAGTTCGAACGTACTCGTCCGAACTACGCGTTTTGAAGGTTCAGCAGGCCGACTCGCGACTGTTGGTTCTGATGCCGGTGGGAATATGGTGAAAATCAAGATTGTTACGTCGGACGCGCGTGCGGAGGTCTGGCGACGATACTTTGAATCGGTAATTCCCGACGACACGGCATGGAATAGGAACATCGCGACCCCTGATGCGGATACATCTGACGGACGAACGACAGTGGAGGTATCGTTCAGCGCGACGCAGTGGGTGCTTCGTGTCGTCAACATTGGCGGCGACTTCGAGTGA
- a CDS encoding DUF7266 family protein, which translates to MREDRGLSTVISYVLTLGVTGILITGLLVAGGDIVGGQRQATIDSQMQVVGQQIVSDFETADQLSRDGTPSTIVLSRSYPDRMTGATYMVHLEDVSGTTKQRLVLTTENPDVSVSVTFDTYRDISISGGGAIRGGELSITFDGTELVVDDA; encoded by the coding sequence ATGCGTGAGGACCGTGGTTTGTCGACGGTCATCAGCTATGTCCTCACCTTGGGCGTCACTGGCATTCTCATCACTGGATTGTTGGTGGCCGGTGGCGACATTGTCGGCGGACAGCGACAGGCAACGATTGACTCGCAGATGCAGGTCGTGGGCCAACAGATAGTTTCGGACTTCGAAACGGCTGACCAACTCTCTCGTGATGGAACGCCATCGACAATCGTCCTCTCAAGGTCCTATCCTGATCGAATGACGGGGGCGACATACATGGTACATCTCGAGGACGTTTCAGGAACCACAAAGCAACGATTAGTCCTCACCACAGAGAATCCAGACGTGAGCGTCTCGGTGACCTTCGACACCTACCGTGACATTTCAATCTCAGGAGGGGGAGCGATTCGGGGAGGCGAACTCAGCATCACATTCGACGGCACCGAGTTGGTGGTCGACGATGCGTGA
- a CDS encoding DUF7261 family protein, whose translation MAAVRDRAQLILVGGLSLALVLVAIALVLNSAIYTENLASRTNADASNDAVLFTTDLRHNVEKSIQYANQESMTESDVVAMINTIGNEMAMRAGKQGAAVDFHNADLASVDSGLQFTQTSDTTFESDNGSADYVIATDTKVRDLEMDLDTSTPGTFTVQLVGDSNSLNLVFQVTSSEITVNQEDDGGAVLDSCTESIADGRANVRVSQGTIEGHDCTALNVFSDLSSEYDISVRSGDQVKGKYSFVIDDAADSTSSLSGSTAIYAVTVEYSYQTKYLYYETQIRVAPGETDA comes from the coding sequence GTGGCGGCAGTGAGGGACCGTGCGCAACTGATACTCGTTGGTGGGTTGTCGTTAGCGCTCGTTCTCGTCGCCATCGCGCTCGTTCTCAACAGTGCTATCTATACCGAGAACCTCGCGAGTCGGACTAACGCCGATGCATCGAATGATGCTGTACTTTTCACGACCGACCTCAGACACAACGTTGAGAAGTCCATCCAGTACGCGAACCAAGAGTCGATGACAGAAAGCGATGTTGTGGCGATGATAAACACAATTGGGAACGAGATGGCGATGAGGGCCGGAAAGCAGGGGGCTGCTGTCGACTTCCATAATGCTGATCTCGCCAGTGTCGATAGTGGGTTGCAGTTCACACAGACGTCCGATACGACCTTCGAAAGTGATAACGGATCGGCTGACTACGTGATTGCGACCGACACGAAAGTTCGCGATTTGGAAATGGACCTCGACACTTCCACGCCGGGAACGTTCACCGTACAGTTGGTCGGGGATTCAAACAGTCTGAACCTCGTATTTCAGGTGACATCCTCTGAAATAACGGTCAATCAGGAAGACGACGGAGGGGCTGTACTTGATTCATGTACTGAGTCAATCGCTGACGGTCGAGCAAATGTGCGGGTGTCTCAAGGAACTATCGAGGGACACGATTGCACCGCACTTAACGTGTTCAGCGATTTGTCTTCGGAGTACGACATCAGCGTACGCAGCGGGGACCAAGTGAAGGGCAAGTACTCTTTCGTTATCGACGACGCGGCAGATTCGACTTCTAGCCTCTCAGGGTCGACGGCTATCTACGCGGTTACGGTCGAGTACTCCTACCAGACGAAATACCTCTATTATGAGACGCAGATTCGGGTGGCTCCGGGTGAGACTGATGCGTGA
- a CDS encoding DUF7288 family protein produces MVDRGQAHTLEAIMAAVLLLGSLLFALQVTAVTPLSASTSSQHIENEEESTAAGVLAAGIEDGSLSRGLRYCTRASGVPKYYGTASRKYYVSAPIGSSGSTTGFGEKLEHAFSDRSIAFNIYLTYNDDGDRVREEFIYQGNPSDNAVVEKRTITLMEGEAITDDPGDGSLVELPSDTVDVVECYGEDSTTDGIYRVIDVEVVVWRQ; encoded by the coding sequence ATGGTAGACCGTGGACAAGCACACACTCTCGAAGCTATCATGGCTGCCGTTCTGCTACTCGGTAGTCTCCTCTTCGCACTTCAAGTGACTGCCGTCACACCTCTCTCTGCGAGTACATCCAGCCAGCATATCGAGAATGAGGAGGAGTCGACGGCCGCTGGAGTTCTGGCGGCGGGCATCGAAGACGGGTCTCTTAGTCGCGGTCTACGCTACTGCACTCGTGCTAGTGGCGTTCCGAAGTACTACGGGACCGCCTCCCGGAAGTACTACGTTAGCGCTCCAATCGGGAGCAGCGGTTCGACCACTGGGTTTGGTGAGAAACTCGAACACGCGTTCTCGGATCGTTCTATCGCTTTCAACATCTACCTGACCTACAACGACGACGGTGACCGTGTTCGAGAGGAGTTCATCTACCAGGGAAATCCGAGTGACAACGCCGTTGTCGAAAAACGGACGATTACCCTAATGGAGGGAGAGGCGATCACCGATGACCCGGGTGACGGTTCACTCGTAGAGCTGCCCAGCGACACCGTCGATGTTGTGGAGTGCTACGGAGAGGACTCGACGACCGATGGTATCTACCGGGTTATCGATGTGGAGGTGGTCGTGTGGCGGCAGTGA
- a CDS encoding DUF7287 family protein: MPGRGQTTLDFAIGVSVFLLAVAFVFSFVPGMVQPFSNSGQEEMAASNRLASQLATDALTEGEPYVFDPVCTTEFFRHTPTGSPDCDFDQSVDLSSGGRMYERLDSDRRLSIHAALIGDADGDGTENSLCLSDSGSIIETDDGTCTVEYDTGDSVPSSGSVVTASRRVSIDGIFAELVVKIW; the protein is encoded by the coding sequence ATGCCTGGAAGAGGCCAAACAACATTGGATTTCGCAATTGGTGTAAGCGTGTTCTTGCTCGCCGTCGCGTTCGTCTTCTCGTTCGTACCGGGGATGGTCCAACCCTTCTCGAACAGTGGACAAGAAGAGATGGCTGCTTCCAACCGATTGGCCAGCCAGTTGGCGACTGATGCATTGACTGAGGGAGAACCGTACGTATTCGATCCTGTGTGTACAACGGAATTCTTTCGGCATACTCCGACAGGGTCCCCTGATTGCGACTTCGACCAATCTGTTGACCTATCGTCGGGGGGACGGATGTACGAGCGGCTGGATTCTGACCGCCGCCTCTCGATTCACGCCGCTCTGATAGGAGACGCGGATGGTGATGGTACAGAGAACTCTCTCTGCCTTTCGGATAGCGGATCGATTATCGAAACAGACGACGGCACGTGTACGGTTGAGTACGATACTGGCGATAGCGTTCCGTCCTCGGGATCAGTCGTCACGGCCTCTCGGCGAGTCAGCATTGATGGCATATTCGCGGAGCTAGTGGTGAAAATATGGTAG
- a CDS encoding type II secretion system F family protein, with protein sequence MSTEAAGGQFSTDSISDAFYPLYRYLFDEDGDFTASIETKLAQARMPQTVEMYLSRALAVGVLCGLVLWIVGTLGVYMVFQLFVQGTPTLLGLPLEGQALAFVQAIKIPALILIGGLVFGAIGFSLGFGTLLSVPYFKAGERKREINVLLSDATSFMYALSVGGLNQLEILEAIAMADDTYGEVSKEFQSIIRETQYFDTDYRTAIQNQSTRTPSDEFSQFLTDMLSIVNSGGNMTKFLEDQKDKQMRTSKQEQETVLETLELFGEMFMTLSLFPLLLLIILVIMSMMGQSQDTLLYATVYGLIPLVGGGFLVMISTVVQDEVGEGYLHKQRGDSSTSESLFSLGLVEQFTGSYSVFHRIKGREGTYETIQMLKRPHLFFRDHPLMVLCITIPMTLVFMAFSVLGGWAPLSLEAMKEAPVRGTFFWLYLPLYINGIPLTAFYEWNIRHRRSIVGKLSENLRKLSSANDTGMTLLESIKSVSQTSSGRLADEFETMHAKVNYGTSLKDALYEFNNKYHMPRLARTVKLIAKAQEASSQITAVLTTAAQASENQDDIARDRKSRTRMQVVIIIMTFLTLLAVMAILKVKFLGVMAGLAESSAGSGGSQAAGSGGVGGGGGFANNVDVPLLDMLFFHAVTFQAIVSGIVAGYIRDVSILAGMKFIVILPTFALIVFMVI encoded by the coding sequence ATGAGCACTGAAGCTGCTGGCGGGCAGTTCAGCACAGACAGCATTAGCGATGCGTTCTACCCACTCTATCGATACCTGTTTGACGAGGACGGCGATTTCACCGCGTCAATCGAGACGAAACTCGCGCAGGCACGGATGCCACAGACAGTCGAGATGTACCTCTCGCGGGCGCTCGCTGTCGGTGTACTGTGTGGGCTCGTTCTCTGGATCGTTGGGACGCTTGGTGTCTACATGGTGTTTCAGCTGTTCGTCCAGGGGACGCCGACGCTACTCGGACTCCCGTTGGAGGGACAGGCACTCGCCTTCGTTCAGGCTATCAAGATACCGGCACTCATCCTCATCGGCGGGCTAGTGTTTGGTGCCATCGGGTTCAGTCTCGGATTCGGCACCCTGCTCAGCGTGCCGTACTTCAAGGCAGGCGAACGAAAACGCGAAATCAACGTTCTGCTCTCGGACGCGACGTCGTTCATGTATGCGCTCTCCGTGGGTGGGCTCAATCAACTCGAGATTCTCGAAGCCATCGCGATGGCCGACGACACCTACGGCGAGGTCTCCAAGGAGTTCCAGTCGATCATCCGCGAGACCCAGTATTTCGATACGGATTACCGGACTGCTATTCAGAACCAGTCTACACGCACGCCGAGCGACGAGTTCTCGCAGTTCCTCACCGACATGCTCTCGATTGTCAACTCTGGGGGAAACATGACGAAATTCCTCGAAGACCAGAAGGACAAGCAGATGCGGACCTCGAAGCAGGAACAGGAGACTGTCTTGGAAACACTCGAACTGTTCGGGGAGATGTTCATGACACTGTCGCTGTTCCCGCTCCTCTTGCTCATCATCCTCGTCATCATGTCGATGATGGGCCAGTCACAGGATACACTGCTATACGCGACAGTCTACGGTCTCATTCCCCTCGTTGGGGGTGGGTTCTTGGTCATGATCTCGACCGTAGTGCAGGACGAAGTCGGGGAAGGCTATCTCCACAAACAGCGTGGGGACTCTTCGACCTCTGAGAGCCTCTTCAGTCTCGGTCTCGTCGAGCAGTTCACGGGATCATACAGCGTCTTCCACCGTATCAAGGGTCGTGAGGGGACTTATGAGACCATCCAGATGCTCAAGCGCCCGCATCTCTTTTTCCGAGATCACCCACTCATGGTGTTGTGTATCACCATACCGATGACGCTCGTCTTTATGGCGTTCTCAGTACTCGGTGGGTGGGCACCTCTCTCACTCGAGGCGATGAAAGAAGCTCCGGTACGAGGAACTTTCTTCTGGCTCTACCTCCCGCTGTATATCAATGGCATCCCATTAACAGCGTTCTATGAGTGGAATATCCGACACCGGCGGAGTATCGTCGGGAAACTCTCAGAAAACCTCCGGAAGCTCTCCTCGGCCAACGATACCGGGATGACGCTACTCGAATCGATCAAGTCCGTTTCGCAGACATCCAGTGGGCGGCTCGCTGATGAGTTCGAGACGATGCACGCGAAGGTCAACTACGGAACGAGTCTGAAAGACGCGCTCTACGAATTCAACAACAAATATCATATGCCTCGCCTGGCACGAACGGTGAAGCTCATCGCGAAGGCACAGGAAGCATCGAGTCAGATCACAGCCGTTTTGACGACCGCCGCACAGGCGTCTGAGAACCAGGACGACATCGCTCGAGACCGAAAGTCCCGCACCCGGATGCAGGTCGTCATTATCATCATGACGTTCCTGACACTGCTAGCAGTCATGGCCATTCTCAAGGTAAAATTCCTTGGCGTGATGGCTGGTCTCGCCGAGTCATCGGCTGGAAGTGGTGGGTCCCAGGCAGCCGGTTCTGGTGGGGTTGGAGGCGGTGGTGGCTTCGCGAACAACGTCGACGTTCCGCTGTTGGACATGCTGTTCTTCCACGCGGTGACGTTTCAGGCGATCGTCTCGGGCATCGTCGCAGGGTACATCCGTGATGTGAGCATCCTCGCTGGGATGAAGTTCATCGTTATCCTGCCGACGTTCGCGTTAATCGTGTTCATGGTGATCTGA
- a CDS encoding type II/IV secretion system ATPase subunit, translated as MAIKDALPGTGDDAQTESSDEASVTDEVSVTVGEYSWEDYKREYYFDDEGNPPLDDGERVIPFDKEEALGFNPEVLGSMLAHGESAAELMLNRESERCVRINEELDEDEFFSTVEGHTTVSNRYDLEKSVPQEKKSHFEEIDRYWVNKPHAFVVIFHSDKENEQKYYAIEPHLTDIEEDLMEFLSGKLKTAIKYSSDEVIVQGSEESRASVIERETKRLLDRYDLFDGDIAAFASDEPASEEEGFVAQLKEIFGFEQEHVVHTGELGGIAARPEPALLEEDSPTLTEYQVEKLLYYLRRDFVGFERIDPIKHDINVEDVSCDGYESPVFVYHADHEQIISNVYHGTTELDDFVVKMAQRSGKGISKRQPQVDCTLPDGSRAQLTLGKEVSDHGTNYTIRQFKDVPFTPIDLINWNTFSLEEMAYLWLCIENNKSLIFAGGTASGKTTSLNAVSLFIPSKSKIVSIEDTREVELPQRNWIASVTRPSFSDDGKGDVDEFDLLEAALRQRPEYIVMGEIRGEEGRTLFQVMSTGHTTLTTFHADSVGEVIKRFTTEPINVSKTMFTALDLVSIQTSTRVNGNKVRRNKSLTEINRYDPENDEINVQDVYQWQAETDEYLKMGQSNTIEEIKFDRGWNQDKLEDELFKRKIVLAYLIEARLNTYTQVAATLQAFINDPSTILKLIANGDLEESLVDLREMESVSIDIDPDKEEMVPRPDPTLEVLSEAEEILTQGTSMLKEYSGEEVTPDEFAEALAGVDENEGFGGFRTMGDSE; from the coding sequence ATGGCTATCAAGGACGCCCTACCGGGCACCGGCGATGACGCACAGACAGAATCGTCGGATGAGGCGTCCGTCACGGATGAAGTCTCGGTGACTGTCGGCGAGTACTCATGGGAGGATTACAAACGGGAGTACTACTTCGACGACGAAGGGAACCCGCCACTAGATGATGGAGAGCGGGTCATCCCCTTCGACAAAGAGGAAGCCCTCGGTTTCAACCCTGAGGTCCTCGGGTCGATGCTGGCACACGGAGAGTCCGCGGCGGAACTCATGCTCAATCGTGAAAGCGAACGCTGTGTCCGAATCAATGAGGAACTCGACGAGGACGAGTTCTTCTCGACGGTTGAGGGACACACGACGGTCTCGAATCGCTATGACCTCGAAAAGTCCGTTCCTCAGGAGAAGAAATCACACTTCGAGGAGATCGATCGCTACTGGGTGAACAAACCCCATGCGTTCGTCGTCATCTTCCACTCGGACAAGGAGAACGAACAGAAGTACTATGCGATCGAACCGCACCTCACGGACATCGAAGAGGATCTGATGGAGTTCCTCTCGGGGAAACTCAAGACGGCGATCAAATACTCGTCAGACGAGGTCATCGTTCAGGGAAGCGAGGAATCGCGAGCGAGTGTTATCGAGCGTGAAACCAAGCGACTGCTTGACCGGTATGACCTGTTCGACGGTGATATCGCTGCCTTCGCGTCTGATGAACCCGCCAGCGAAGAGGAGGGGTTCGTCGCACAGCTTAAGGAAATATTCGGGTTCGAACAGGAGCACGTCGTCCACACTGGGGAACTCGGCGGCATCGCTGCTCGCCCGGAGCCGGCGCTCCTCGAAGAGGACTCGCCGACGCTCACCGAGTATCAGGTTGAGAAGTTACTGTACTACCTTCGCCGTGACTTCGTCGGCTTCGAGCGCATCGACCCCATCAAACACGACATCAACGTGGAGGACGTCTCGTGTGACGGGTATGAATCACCTGTCTTCGTCTACCACGCCGACCACGAGCAGATCATCTCGAACGTCTACCACGGGACGACGGAACTCGACGACTTCGTCGTCAAGATGGCCCAGCGCTCCGGGAAGGGCATCTCGAAACGCCAGCCACAGGTGGACTGTACGCTCCCTGACGGGTCACGTGCACAGTTGACCCTCGGCAAGGAGGTGTCCGACCACGGGACGAACTACACCATCCGGCAGTTCAAGGACGTCCCGTTCACGCCCATCGACCTCATCAACTGGAACACCTTCTCGCTCGAGGAAATGGCGTACCTCTGGCTCTGCATTGAGAACAACAAATCGCTCATCTTCGCGGGCGGGACGGCGTCGGGGAAAACCACCTCGCTCAACGCCGTCTCGCTGTTCATCCCCTCGAAGTCGAAAATCGTCTCTATCGAGGACACACGCGAGGTCGAGTTGCCACAGCGCAACTGGATCGCCAGCGTTACGCGCCCGTCGTTCTCCGACGACGGGAAGGGCGACGTCGATGAGTTCGACCTGCTCGAAGCCGCACTCCGACAGCGCCCCGAGTACATCGTCATGGGTGAGATCCGTGGGGAGGAGGGTCGCACGCTGTTCCAGGTCATGTCGACCGGGCACACGACGCTGACGACGTTCCACGCCGACTCCGTCGGGGAGGTCATCAAGCGATTCACGACCGAACCAATCAACGTCTCAAAGACGATGTTCACAGCGCTCGACCTCGTCTCCATCCAGACGTCGACCCGCGTCAACGGCAACAAGGTCCGCCGAAACAAGTCGCTCACCGAGATCAACCGCTACGACCCGGAGAACGACGAGATCAACGTCCAGGACGTCTACCAGTGGCAGGCCGAAACGGACGAGTACCTCAAGATGGGCCAGTCGAACACCATCGAGGAGATCAAGTTCGACCGCGGGTGGAACCAGGACAAACTGGAGGACGAACTCTTCAAGCGGAAAATCGTTCTCGCGTATCTCATCGAGGCCCGCTTAAACACCTACACGCAGGTGGCGGCGACGCTCCAGGCGTTCATCAACGACCCGAGTACCATCTTGAAACTCATCGCAAACGGCGATCTCGAAGAGAGTCTCGTCGACCTGCGTGAGATGGAGTCGGTCAGCATCGACATCGACCCCGACAAAGAGGAGATGGTCCCCCGACCCGACCCGACGCTGGAGGTACTCTCGGAAGCAGAGGAGATACTCACACAAGGCACCTCAATGCTCAAGGAGTACAGCGGCGAGGAGGTCACGCCAGATGAGTTCGCTGAGGCACTGGCGGGGGTGGACGAGAACGAAGGCTTCGGCGGATTCCGCACGATGGGTGATTCGGAATGA
- a CDS encoding pyridoxal phosphate-dependent aminotransferase, with the protein MSEFSVSERVASVPPSGIRRFFELAEERDDVVSLGVGEPDFTAPWRARQAAIDSLERGRTSYTANRGKRELREEIADYVERYDLSYDADEEIVVTSGASEAIDLAFRALCDPGDGVAVVQPSYVSYVPGVTFAGAEPIPVPTRAEDGFELTLEVLRESGAADAEMLVLCYPNNPTGATMDRAGLKAVAEFARENDLTVLSDEIYAELTYEGEHVSIASLPEMRERTIVFNGFSKAYAMTGLRLGYACGPADAIGAMNRVHQYTMLSAPTTAQFAALTALRECGEEVSSMRAQYDRRRRFVLARFREMGIDCPEATGAFYLFPEAPGGDAEAFAEALLDAEGVAMVPGGAFGAGGAGHLRVSYATGMDDLRTAMDRLERFLGD; encoded by the coding sequence ATGAGCGAGTTCAGCGTCTCCGAGCGCGTCGCCTCGGTCCCGCCGTCGGGTATCCGACGGTTCTTCGAACTCGCCGAGGAGCGCGACGACGTGGTGTCGCTGGGCGTCGGCGAACCCGACTTCACCGCACCGTGGCGCGCCCGACAGGCCGCCATCGACTCGCTCGAACGCGGCCGGACCTCCTACACCGCCAACCGCGGCAAGCGCGAACTCCGAGAGGAGATAGCCGACTACGTCGAGCGGTACGACCTGTCGTACGACGCCGACGAGGAGATCGTCGTCACCTCGGGGGCGAGCGAGGCCATCGACCTCGCGTTCCGGGCGCTCTGTGACCCCGGCGACGGCGTCGCGGTCGTCCAGCCGTCGTACGTCTCGTACGTGCCGGGGGTCACCTTCGCCGGTGCGGAGCCGATTCCGGTCCCGACGCGCGCCGAAGACGGGTTCGAACTCACCCTCGAGGTGCTCCGCGAGTCGGGCGCGGCGGACGCCGAGATGCTCGTCCTCTGCTACCCGAACAACCCGACGGGGGCGACGATGGACCGCGCGGGCCTCAAAGCCGTCGCCGAGTTCGCCCGCGAGAACGACCTGACGGTGCTCTCCGACGAGATCTACGCCGAACTCACTTACGAGGGCGAGCACGTCTCCATCGCCTCGCTGCCCGAGATGCGCGAACGGACCATCGTCTTCAACGGCTTCTCGAAGGCGTACGCGATGACGGGGCTCCGACTGGGCTACGCGTGCGGACCGGCGGACGCCATCGGCGCGATGAACCGGGTCCACCAGTACACGATGCTGTCGGCACCGACCACCGCACAGTTCGCGGCACTGACCGCCCTCCGGGAGTGCGGGGAGGAGGTGTCGTCGATGCGCGCGCAGTACGACCGTCGCCGACGGTTCGTCCTCGCGCGGTTCCGCGAGATGGGCATCGACTGTCCGGAGGCGACCGGTGCGTTCTACCTCTTCCCGGAAGCTCCCGGCGGCGACGCAGAGGCGTTCGCGGAAGCGCTCCTCGACGCGGAAGGCGTCGCGATGGTGCCGGGCGGCGCGTTCGGTGCCGGTGGCGCGGGCCACCTCCGTGTGTCGTACGCGACGGGGATGGACGACCTCCGGACCGCGATGGACCGACTCGAACGGTTCTTAGGTGACTAG
- a CDS encoding Lrp/AsnC family transcriptional regulator, whose protein sequence is MERSELLDLLRDDARTPVTDLARMLDTDEETVQAELDALEAEGAVRGYRAVLDPDRVDDERVEAVVELDVTLDRETGYEDIARRLVKFDEVRGLRLVSGDYDFAVDVESDSMRAVSRFVSDQIAPVPEVTKTVTHFVMQTYKEAGIPFEDGEDDDRLSVTP, encoded by the coding sequence ATGGAGCGTAGCGAACTGCTCGACCTGTTGCGCGACGACGCTCGCACCCCAGTCACCGACCTCGCCCGGATGCTCGACACCGACGAGGAGACCGTGCAGGCGGAACTCGACGCACTGGAGGCCGAGGGTGCGGTCCGGGGCTATCGCGCCGTCCTCGACCCCGACCGGGTCGACGACGAACGGGTCGAGGCCGTGGTCGAACTCGACGTGACGCTCGACCGCGAGACGGGGTACGAGGACATCGCGCGCCGTCTCGTGAAGTTCGACGAAGTGCGCGGCCTGCGCCTGGTCAGCGGCGACTACGACTTCGCGGTCGACGTCGAGTCGGACTCGATGCGCGCCGTCTCCCGGTTCGTCAGCGACCAGATAGCGCCCGTCCCCGAGGTGACCAAGACGGTGACCCACTTCGTGATGCAGACGTACAAGGAGGCCGGCATCCCGTTCGAGGACGGCGAGGACGACGACCGTCTCTCGGTCACCCCATGA
- a CDS encoding DUF7317 family protein: MRSHAVETATALYEAGTLTLEQAAGQAGMSADEMAARVQPRDVDPSDDLDGGDTPLAAD; encoded by the coding sequence ATGCGAAGCCACGCAGTCGAGACGGCCACAGCACTCTACGAGGCCGGAACGCTGACGCTCGAACAGGCCGCGGGACAGGCCGGAATGTCCGCCGACGAGATGGCCGCCCGTGTCCAGCCACGCGACGTGGACCCGAGCGACGACCTCGACGGCGGCGACACCCCCCTCGCCGCGGACTGA
- a CDS encoding thioredoxin family protein — protein MVATESEQTLARDDPAPSFDLPATDGSTYSLDDFGEYEALLLVFTCNHCPYAEAKFALLNDLAAEYDEVAVVGINPNDAEEYPDDSFDRMTELVRDGTIAYDAYLRDETQEVAREYGAVCTPDPFLFRNEGSADEPRFLLSYHGRLDDAMNPDEEPTEFYVRQAIDSILAGEDVDLEFMPSRGCSIKWREE, from the coding sequence ATGGTCGCTACCGAATCGGAGCAGACGTTAGCGCGCGACGACCCTGCCCCGTCGTTCGACCTCCCCGCGACCGACGGATCCACCTACTCGCTCGACGACTTCGGCGAGTACGAGGCGCTGTTGCTGGTGTTCACCTGCAACCACTGCCCCTACGCGGAGGCGAAGTTCGCCCTCCTCAACGACCTCGCCGCGGAGTACGACGAGGTGGCCGTCGTCGGTATCAACCCCAACGACGCCGAAGAGTACCCCGACGACTCGTTCGACCGGATGACCGAACTCGTCCGGGACGGCACTATCGCCTACGACGCCTACCTCCGCGACGAGACGCAAGAGGTGGCCCGCGAGTACGGTGCCGTCTGCACTCCCGACCCGTTCCTGTTCCGCAACGAGGGGAGCGCCGACGAACCGCGGTTCCTGCTGTCGTACCACGGCCGTCTCGACGACGCGATGAACCCCGACGAGGAACCGACCGAGTTCTACGTCCGGCAGGCGATCGACAGCATTCTCGCGGGCGAGGACGTCGACCTGGAGTTCATGCCCTCGCGTGGCTGTTCCATCAAGTGGAGAGAGGAGTGA